In one Eschrichtius robustus isolate mEscRob2 chromosome 15, mEscRob2.pri, whole genome shotgun sequence genomic region, the following are encoded:
- the KHK gene encoding ketohexokinase isoform X4, translating into MEEKQILCVGLVALDIISVMDKYPEEDTDSRCLSQRWQRGGNASNSCTVLSLLGAPCAFMGSLAPGHVADFVLDDLRRYSVDLRYTVFQTTGSVPISTVISSEASGSRTILHAYSFLVADFRQRGVDVSQVAWQSSGEAPCSCCIVNSSNGSRTIVLYDTNLPDVSAKDFEKVDLTRFKWIHIEGRNASEQVKMLQRIEQHNARQPPEQKIQVSVEVEKPREELYQLLGYGDVVFVSKDVAKHFGFQSAEEALRGLYGRVRKGWWTPWGPETPSTRPSSSACPRGRACRRH; encoded by the exons ATGGAAGAGAAGCAGATTCTGTGCGTGGGACTAGTGGCGCTGGACATCATCAGTGTGATGGACAAATACCCAGAGGAGGACACGGACAGCAG GTGCTTGTCCCAGAGATGGCAGCGTGGAGGCAACGCATCCAACTCCTGCACTGTCCTCTCCCTGCTTGGAGCCCCCTGTGCCTTCATGGGCTCGCTGGCCCCGGGCCACGTTGCCGA TTTTGTCCTGGACGACCTTCGCCGCTATTCCGTGGACCTACGCTACACGGTCTTTCAGACCACGGGCTCCGTCCCCATTTCCACAGTCATCAGCAGCGAGGCCAGTGGTAGCCGCACCATCCTACATGCCTACAG CTTCCTGGTGGCTGACTTCAGGCAGCGGGGCGTGGACGTGTCTCAGGTGGCCTGGCAGAGTAGCGGGGAAGCCCCGTGCTCTTGCTGCATCGTCAACAGCTCCAATGGCTCCCGTACCATTGTGCTCTACGACAC GAACCTACCAGATGTGTCTGCTAAAGACTTTGAGAAGGTTGACCTGACCCGGTTCAAGTGGATCCACATTGAG GGCCGGAATGCATCGGAGCAGGTGAAGATGCTGCAGCGGATAGAACAGCACAACGCCAGGCAGCCTCCGGAGCAGAAGATCCAGGTGTCTGTGGAGGTGGAGAAGCCGCGAGAGGAGCTGTACCAGCTGTTAGGCTACGGAGACGTG GTGTTTGTCAGCAAAGATGTGGCCAAGCACTTTGGGTTCCAGTCAGCGGAGGAGGCCCTGAGGGGCCTGTACGGTCGCGTGAGGAAGGG GTGGTGGACACCCTGGGGGCCGGAGACACCTTCAACGCGTCCGTCATCTTCAGCCTGTCCCAGG gGAAGAGCATGCAGGAGGCACTGA
- the KHK gene encoding ketohexokinase isoform X2 has protein sequence MEEKQILCVGLVALDIISVMDKYPEEDTDSRCLSQRWQRGGNASNSCTVLSLLGAPCAFMGSLAPGHVADFLVADFRQRGVDVSQVAWQSSGEAPCSCCIVNSSNGSRTIVLYDTNLPDVSAKDFEKVDLTRFKWIHIEGRNASEQVKMLQRIEQHNARQPPEQKIQVSVEVEKPREELYQLLGYGDVVFVSKDVAKHFGFQSAEEALRGLYGRVRKGATLVCAWAEEGADALGPDGRLLHSDAFPPPQVVDTLGAGDTFNASVIFSLSQGKSMQEALSFGCQVAGKKCGLQGFDGIV, from the exons ATGGAAGAGAAGCAGATTCTGTGCGTGGGACTAGTGGCGCTGGACATCATCAGTGTGATGGACAAATACCCAGAGGAGGACACGGACAGCAG GTGCTTGTCCCAGAGATGGCAGCGTGGAGGCAACGCATCCAACTCCTGCACTGTCCTCTCCCTGCTTGGAGCCCCCTGTGCCTTCATGGGCTCGCTGGCCCCGGGCCACGTTGCCGA CTTCCTGGTGGCTGACTTCAGGCAGCGGGGCGTGGACGTGTCTCAGGTGGCCTGGCAGAGTAGCGGGGAAGCCCCGTGCTCTTGCTGCATCGTCAACAGCTCCAATGGCTCCCGTACCATTGTGCTCTACGACAC GAACCTACCAGATGTGTCTGCTAAAGACTTTGAGAAGGTTGACCTGACCCGGTTCAAGTGGATCCACATTGAG GGCCGGAATGCATCGGAGCAGGTGAAGATGCTGCAGCGGATAGAACAGCACAACGCCAGGCAGCCTCCGGAGCAGAAGATCCAGGTGTCTGTGGAGGTGGAGAAGCCGCGAGAGGAGCTGTACCAGCTGTTAGGCTACGGAGACGTG GTGTTTGTCAGCAAAGATGTGGCCAAGCACTTTGGGTTCCAGTCAGCGGAGGAGGCCCTGAGGGGCCTGTACGGTCGCGTGAGGAAGGG GGCTACGCTGGTCTGTGCCTGGGCTGAGGAGGGTGCCGATGCCCTGGGCCCTGATGGACGGCTGCTCCACTCCGACGCTTTCCCACCGCCCCAGGTGGTGGACACCCTGGGGGCCGGAGACACCTTCAACGCGTCCGTCATCTTCAGCCTGTCCCAGG gGAAGAGCATGCAGGAGGCACTGAGCTTTGGCTGCCAGGTGGCGGGCAAGAAGTGTGGTCTGCAGGGCTTCGATGGCATCGTGTGA
- the KHK gene encoding ketohexokinase isoform X1, with amino-acid sequence MEEKQILCVGLVALDIISVMDKYPEEDTDSRCLSQRWQRGGNASNSCTVLSLLGAPCAFMGSLAPGHVADFVLDDLRRYSVDLRYTVFQTTGSVPISTVISSEASGSRTILHAYSFLVADFRQRGVDVSQVAWQSSGEAPCSCCIVNSSNGSRTIVLYDTNLPDVSAKDFEKVDLTRFKWIHIEGRNASEQVKMLQRIEQHNARQPPEQKIQVSVEVEKPREELYQLLGYGDVVFVSKDVAKHFGFQSAEEALRGLYGRVRKGATLVCAWAEEGADALGPDGRLLHSDAFPPPQVVDTLGAGDTFNASVIFSLSQGKSMQEALSFGCQVAGKKCGLQGFDGIV; translated from the exons ATGGAAGAGAAGCAGATTCTGTGCGTGGGACTAGTGGCGCTGGACATCATCAGTGTGATGGACAAATACCCAGAGGAGGACACGGACAGCAG GTGCTTGTCCCAGAGATGGCAGCGTGGAGGCAACGCATCCAACTCCTGCACTGTCCTCTCCCTGCTTGGAGCCCCCTGTGCCTTCATGGGCTCGCTGGCCCCGGGCCACGTTGCCGA TTTTGTCCTGGACGACCTTCGCCGCTATTCCGTGGACCTACGCTACACGGTCTTTCAGACCACGGGCTCCGTCCCCATTTCCACAGTCATCAGCAGCGAGGCCAGTGGTAGCCGCACCATCCTACATGCCTACAG CTTCCTGGTGGCTGACTTCAGGCAGCGGGGCGTGGACGTGTCTCAGGTGGCCTGGCAGAGTAGCGGGGAAGCCCCGTGCTCTTGCTGCATCGTCAACAGCTCCAATGGCTCCCGTACCATTGTGCTCTACGACAC GAACCTACCAGATGTGTCTGCTAAAGACTTTGAGAAGGTTGACCTGACCCGGTTCAAGTGGATCCACATTGAG GGCCGGAATGCATCGGAGCAGGTGAAGATGCTGCAGCGGATAGAACAGCACAACGCCAGGCAGCCTCCGGAGCAGAAGATCCAGGTGTCTGTGGAGGTGGAGAAGCCGCGAGAGGAGCTGTACCAGCTGTTAGGCTACGGAGACGTG GTGTTTGTCAGCAAAGATGTGGCCAAGCACTTTGGGTTCCAGTCAGCGGAGGAGGCCCTGAGGGGCCTGTACGGTCGCGTGAGGAAGGG GGCTACGCTGGTCTGTGCCTGGGCTGAGGAGGGTGCCGATGCCCTGGGCCCTGATGGACGGCTGCTCCACTCCGACGCTTTCCCACCGCCCCAGGTGGTGGACACCCTGGGGGCCGGAGACACCTTCAACGCGTCCGTCATCTTCAGCCTGTCCCAGG gGAAGAGCATGCAGGAGGCACTGAGCTTTGGCTGCCAGGTGGCGGGCAAGAAGTGTGGTCTGCAGGGCTTCGATGGCATCGTGTGA
- the KHK gene encoding ketohexokinase isoform X3 has protein sequence MEEKQILCVGLVALDIISVMDKYPEEDTDSRCLSQRWQRGGNASNSCTVLSLLGAPCAFMGSLAPGHVADFVLDDLRRYSVDLRYTVFQTTGSVPISTVISSEASGSRTILHAYRNLPDVSAKDFEKVDLTRFKWIHIEGRNASEQVKMLQRIEQHNARQPPEQKIQVSVEVEKPREELYQLLGYGDVVFVSKDVAKHFGFQSAEEALRGLYGRVRKGATLVCAWAEEGADALGPDGRLLHSDAFPPPQVVDTLGAGDTFNASVIFSLSQGKSMQEALSFGCQVAGKKCGLQGFDGIV, from the exons ATGGAAGAGAAGCAGATTCTGTGCGTGGGACTAGTGGCGCTGGACATCATCAGTGTGATGGACAAATACCCAGAGGAGGACACGGACAGCAG GTGCTTGTCCCAGAGATGGCAGCGTGGAGGCAACGCATCCAACTCCTGCACTGTCCTCTCCCTGCTTGGAGCCCCCTGTGCCTTCATGGGCTCGCTGGCCCCGGGCCACGTTGCCGA TTTTGTCCTGGACGACCTTCGCCGCTATTCCGTGGACCTACGCTACACGGTCTTTCAGACCACGGGCTCCGTCCCCATTTCCACAGTCATCAGCAGCGAGGCCAGTGGTAGCCGCACCATCCTACATGCCTACAG GAACCTACCAGATGTGTCTGCTAAAGACTTTGAGAAGGTTGACCTGACCCGGTTCAAGTGGATCCACATTGAG GGCCGGAATGCATCGGAGCAGGTGAAGATGCTGCAGCGGATAGAACAGCACAACGCCAGGCAGCCTCCGGAGCAGAAGATCCAGGTGTCTGTGGAGGTGGAGAAGCCGCGAGAGGAGCTGTACCAGCTGTTAGGCTACGGAGACGTG GTGTTTGTCAGCAAAGATGTGGCCAAGCACTTTGGGTTCCAGTCAGCGGAGGAGGCCCTGAGGGGCCTGTACGGTCGCGTGAGGAAGGG GGCTACGCTGGTCTGTGCCTGGGCTGAGGAGGGTGCCGATGCCCTGGGCCCTGATGGACGGCTGCTCCACTCCGACGCTTTCCCACCGCCCCAGGTGGTGGACACCCTGGGGGCCGGAGACACCTTCAACGCGTCCGTCATCTTCAGCCTGTCCCAGG gGAAGAGCATGCAGGAGGCACTGAGCTTTGGCTGCCAGGTGGCGGGCAAGAAGTGTGGTCTGCAGGGCTTCGATGGCATCGTGTGA
- the CGREF1 gene encoding cell growth regulator with EF hand domain protein 1, with protein sequence MLPVTMRMLVLLLLPPLSQAAPKDGTTRLDPEVQHRPLPNPFQPGQEQLQLLQSYLKGLERMEEEPEHMSREQVLLYLFALHDYDQSGQLDGLELLSMLTATLAPGASDSPTTNPVILVVDEVLETQDLNGDGLMTPAELVNFPGEDPRHTDLKEPPEPQDVERQPLLAKSPSRQEAHEAPGPREEAGGQVEARRESLEPVQEAGGQAEAAREAPGPGGEVGEQVEARDTGERAEELPRETLESKKTPNELEVHAIQLENDEI encoded by the exons ATGTTACCTGTGACGATGAGAATGctagtgctgctgctgctgccgcccctGAGTCAGGCTGCCCCCAAGGACGGCACCACCAG GCTGGACCCTGAAGTGCAGCATCGACCTCTACCCAACCCCTTCCAGCCAGGCCAGGAGCAACTTCA ACTTCTGCAGAGCTACCTAAAGGGACTAGAGAGGATGGAAGAGGAGCCAGAGCACATGAGCCGGGAGCAGG TCCTCCTCTACCTCTTTGCTCTCCACGACTATGACCAGAGTGGACAGCTGGATGGCCTGGAGCTGTTGTCCATGTTGACAGCAACTCTGGCCCCTGGAGCTTCTGACTCTCCCACCACCAACCCG GTGATCCTGGTAGTGGATGAGGTGCTGGAGACCCAGGACCTGAATGGGGATGGGCTCATGACCCCTGCGGAGCTCGTCAACTTCCCCGGAGAGGACCCAAGGCACACAGATCTCAAAGAGCCCCCAGAGCCACAGGATGTTGAGAGGCAGCCTCTGTTGGCTAAAAGCCCATCAAGACAAGAAGCACATGAAGCCCCAGGTCCCAGAGAAGAAGCTGGGGGACAGGTGGAGGCCAGAAGGGAGTCCTTGGAACCTGTACAGGAGGCTGGGGGACAGGCAGAGGCTGCAAGAGAAGCCCCAGGCCCTGGAGGGGAGGTTGGGGAACAGGTAGAAGCCAGGGACACTGGAGAGAGAGCAGAAGAGCTTCCAAGGGAAACACTGGAGTCTAAGAAAACCCCAAATGAGCTTGAGGTTCATGCTATTCAGCTGGAGAATGATGAGATATAA